In the genome of Streptomyces collinus, one region contains:
- a CDS encoding MFS transporter — MTTGQIARLTSLRDKALSAASQAGMVNNLNDALAWGIFPLLFAAHGLSIAQIGVLAALYPAVWGAGQMLTGSWSDHIGRKHLITAGMLLQAAAIALVAASTTFSLWATAQILLGIGTALVYPTLLAVIGDVAHPAWRARAVGVYRLWRDGGFAVGALVAGVLADAYSLTTAIWTVAALTAASGIVVAIRMYETHPRA; from the coding sequence TTGACCACCGGCCAGATCGCCCGCCTCACCAGCCTCCGCGACAAGGCCCTGTCCGCAGCCAGCCAGGCCGGAATGGTCAACAACCTCAACGACGCCCTCGCCTGGGGCATCTTCCCCCTGCTCTTCGCCGCCCACGGCCTGTCCATCGCCCAGATCGGCGTCCTCGCAGCCCTCTACCCCGCCGTGTGGGGCGCGGGCCAGATGCTCACCGGCTCGTGGTCCGACCACATCGGACGCAAACACCTCATCACCGCGGGCATGCTGCTGCAGGCAGCTGCCATCGCTCTCGTCGCCGCCTCCACCACCTTCTCCTTGTGGGCCACCGCCCAGATCCTTCTTGGCATCGGCACCGCGCTGGTCTACCCGACCCTGCTCGCCGTGATCGGCGACGTCGCCCACCCCGCCTGGCGCGCCCGAGCCGTGGGCGTCTACCGCCTGTGGCGGGACGGCGGCTTCGCCGTGGGCGCGCTGGTCGCCGGAGTCCTTGCCGACGCCTACAGCCTCACCACCGCCATCTGGACTGTCGCCGCCCTCACCGCCGCCTCCGGCATCGTCGTCGCGATCCGCATGTACGAGACCCATCCGCGCGCCTGA
- a CDS encoding FAD-dependent monooxygenase yields MRLGLLQKITDEYTPDRLVLRDPVWMTDFRLHNRGAAHYRSGPCLLAGDAAHIHSPVGAQGMNTGIQDALNLGWKPALVCRGRAPEGLLETYEIECAPVGRSVLRFTDRAFTIGTSRNPLIRLACTRLAPRLTPLALRATGPRGRVFRTVSELGIHYRRSPASTAGSRPPRKGPRAGDRLPDIPRGLQARSSGPGWHLLLSGPPALWPDERFASVLRGRDDLISVHRLGGESPWPDAAQGLVRPDGYLG; encoded by the coding sequence GTGAGGCTCGGGCTTCTGCAGAAGATCACCGACGAGTACACCCCCGACCGGTTGGTCCTGCGGGACCCGGTCTGGATGACCGACTTCCGGCTCCACAACCGCGGCGCCGCCCACTACCGCTCGGGCCCCTGCCTCCTCGCCGGCGACGCGGCCCATATCCACAGCCCGGTCGGCGCCCAGGGCATGAACACCGGCATCCAGGACGCCCTCAACCTGGGCTGGAAGCCCGCCCTCGTGTGCCGGGGCAGGGCACCGGAGGGGCTGCTGGAGACGTACGAGATCGAGTGCGCCCCGGTCGGCCGCAGCGTGCTGCGCTTCACTGACCGCGCCTTCACCATCGGCACCAGCCGCAACCCGCTCATCCGCCTGGCCTGCACTCGACTCGCCCCGCGCCTGACCCCGTTGGCGCTACGCGCGACAGGACCTCGTGGGCGGGTGTTCCGTACGGTCTCTGAGCTGGGCATCCACTACCGACGAAGCCCCGCCTCCACCGCGGGCTCGCGGCCACCGAGGAAGGGGCCGCGAGCGGGCGACCGGCTCCCCGACATTCCGCGCGGGCTTCAGGCGCGGAGTTCGGGGCCGGGCTGGCACCTGCTTCTATCCGGGCCGCCCGCGCTTTGGCCCGACGAACGCTTCGCCTCAGTCTTGCGCGGACGGGACGACCTGATCAGCGTGCACCGGCTGGGCGGGGAGAGCCCGTGGCCGGACGCGGCCCAGGGGCTCGTACGCCCTGACGGCTACCTCGGCTAG
- a CDS encoding DUF4396 domain-containing protein, with translation MDHSAHHAGTEHDHAAHHAPADQAAHHGGHAGASWGTAAKATLHCLTGCAIGEILGMVIGTALLWGNVPTMVLAITLAFLFGYSFTLFAVLRAGLDLRSAIKVALAADTVSIAVMEFVDNAIIALTPGAMDAHLSDGLFWSALLGGFGVAFLITTPVNKWMIGRGKGHAVVHAYH, from the coding sequence ATGGACCACAGCGCTCATCACGCCGGCACGGAGCACGATCACGCCGCCCACCACGCTCCCGCTGATCAGGCGGCGCACCACGGCGGGCACGCAGGGGCGTCCTGGGGGACGGCGGCAAAGGCGACGCTGCACTGCCTGACCGGCTGCGCCATCGGCGAGATCCTCGGCATGGTGATCGGTACCGCCCTGCTGTGGGGCAACGTGCCCACCATGGTCTTGGCGATCACACTCGCATTCCTCTTCGGCTACTCCTTCACCCTGTTCGCGGTCCTCCGGGCCGGCTTGGACCTCAGGTCCGCGATCAAGGTCGCGCTCGCCGCCGACACCGTCTCCATCGCCGTGATGGAATTCGTCGACAACGCGATCATCGCTCTCACCCCGGGCGCGATGGATGCCCATCTGTCCGACGGGCTGTTCTGGTCCGCCCTGCTGGGCGGATTCGGTGTCGCCTTCCTGATCACCACCCCGGTCAACAAGTGGATGATCGGCCGCGGCAAGGGCCACGCCGTCGTCCACGCCTACCACTGA
- a CDS encoding MFS transporter, which produces MASAPTAPPPQGNLKRIVAASLIGTTIEWYDFFLYGSAAALVFNKLFFPDSDPLVGTLLSFLTYAVGFAARPLGALVFGHYGDRLGRKKLLVLSLLLMGGATFAIGLLPTHATIGSAAPVLLTVLRLVQGFALGGEWGGAVLLVSEHGDARRRGFWASWPQTGAPAGQLLATGVLSLLTALLSDAAFGSWGWRIPFLLSGVLVIVGLWIRLSVDESPVFKQALAQAEARKADVAAEAEKTPLVSVLRHHWRDVLVAMGARMAENISYYVITAFILVYATTSAGVSKQTALNAVLIASAVHFAVIPGWGALSDRIGRRPVYLMGAVGVGLWMFPFFALIDTGGFGNLILAVTVGLVLHGAMYAPQAAFFSEMFATRMRYSGASIGAQFASVAAGAPAPLIATALLSDYGSSTPISLYVIAAAVLTVVAVAAAKETRHRDLADVAPPSGQGAERTAAAPEDARA; this is translated from the coding sequence ATGGCCTCCGCACCCACCGCTCCCCCACCCCAGGGCAACCTCAAGCGCATCGTCGCCGCGTCCCTCATCGGCACCACCATCGAGTGGTACGACTTCTTCCTCTACGGCTCCGCCGCAGCGCTCGTGTTCAACAAGCTGTTCTTCCCGGACTCCGACCCGCTCGTCGGCACTCTCCTGTCGTTCCTGACGTACGCCGTCGGGTTCGCAGCCCGGCCGCTGGGCGCGCTGGTGTTCGGGCACTACGGCGACCGGCTCGGGCGCAAGAAGCTCCTGGTGCTGAGTCTGTTGCTGATGGGCGGGGCCACGTTCGCCATCGGGCTGCTGCCGACGCACGCCACCATCGGGTCGGCCGCGCCGGTGCTGCTCACCGTGCTCCGGCTGGTCCAGGGTTTCGCGCTCGGCGGTGAGTGGGGCGGTGCCGTGCTGCTGGTGTCGGAACACGGCGACGCGCGGCGGCGTGGGTTCTGGGCGTCGTGGCCGCAGACCGGCGCGCCGGCGGGACAGCTCCTGGCCACCGGTGTGCTGTCGCTGCTCACGGCCCTGCTGTCGGACGCAGCGTTCGGCAGCTGGGGCTGGCGGATCCCGTTCCTGCTCTCCGGGGTGCTGGTGATCGTCGGTTTGTGGATTCGTCTGTCTGTCGATGAATCGCCGGTCTTCAAGCAGGCGTTGGCGCAGGCCGAGGCCCGCAAGGCGGACGTGGCCGCGGAGGCCGAGAAGACGCCGCTCGTCTCCGTGCTGCGGCACCACTGGCGTGACGTCCTGGTCGCCATGGGCGCGCGCATGGCGGAGAACATCAGCTACTACGTCATCACGGCGTTCATCCTCGTCTACGCCACCACCTCGGCCGGTGTCTCCAAGCAGACCGCGCTCAACGCGGTGCTGATCGCCTCGGCCGTGCACTTCGCCGTCATCCCCGGGTGGGGCGCGCTGTCCGACCGGATCGGCCGCCGGCCCGTGTATCTGATGGGTGCGGTCGGTGTCGGGCTGTGGATGTTCCCCTTCTTCGCGCTGATCGACACCGGCGGCTTCGGCAACCTGATCCTCGCCGTGACCGTCGGGCTGGTCCTGCACGGGGCGATGTACGCGCCCCAGGCCGCGTTCTTCTCCGAGATGTTCGCGACGCGCATGCGCTACTCCGGTGCCTCGATCGGTGCGCAGTTCGCCTCGGTCGCGGCGGGTGCGCCCGCCCCGCTGATCGCCACCGCGCTGCTGTCCGACTACGGCAGCTCCACGCCGATCTCCCTGTACGTCATCGCCGCCGCCGTGCTCACGGTCGTCGCAGTGGCGGCGGCCAAGGAAACGCGCCACCGGGACCTGGCCGACGTCGCTCCTCCCTCAGGCCAGGGAGCAGAGCGGACGGCCGCCGCCCCGGAGGACGCCCGCGCCTGA
- a CDS encoding helix-turn-helix domain-containing protein, which produces MSSDHVQSAEMPFLELLARGASADAYEQPELLARAEGRPAEWIAALRQAKPLALRVRAELEGRRRREAELSALFETAHDLAGLRDLDAVLQAIVQRARSLLGTDVAYLSLHDTERGDTYMRVTEGSVAARFQQLRLGMGEGLGGLVAQTARPYVTDDYFKDDRFQHTLTIDAGVRDEGLVAILGVPLTLGHHVIGVLFAADRRARVFEREQIALLGSFAALAAAAIDTANLLAETRSALAGLERANEIIRDRSGVIERASDVHDRLAELVLRGGGVHDVAAAVSEILDGTVEFAEAAAAPAGALEKSGAQGHAVLHDDDWIAAVAAGGELLGALVLRGHPGLDPVDQRTLERAAMVTSLLLLARRSAAEAEQRVRGELLDDLLDARDRDPRLLRERAARLHADLDALHVVLAARPAGDAADAEQETDARRRLAAAASHLAATGHGLAAARDGGTVLLLPLGSGDTATDVARRAARHLGTAVHAPVTVGASAPVEDLATRPEAVATAYAEARRCLEALCVLGRFGDGAAAEDFGFLGLLLAGDRDIPGFVDRTIGEVVAYDRRRGTELLRTLDAYFACGMSPARTKDALHVHVNTVAQRLERVGRLLGDDWQSPARALEIQLALRLHRLSAPEQP; this is translated from the coding sequence ATGTCCAGCGATCACGTGCAGTCCGCCGAAATGCCGTTCCTCGAGCTCCTGGCCCGGGGCGCGTCGGCCGACGCCTACGAGCAGCCTGAACTGCTCGCGCGTGCCGAAGGGCGCCCGGCGGAGTGGATCGCCGCGCTCCGGCAGGCCAAGCCGCTGGCCCTGCGCGTACGCGCCGAACTGGAGGGACGACGGCGGCGCGAGGCCGAGCTGTCCGCCCTGTTCGAGACCGCCCACGACCTCGCCGGGCTGCGGGACCTCGACGCCGTGCTCCAGGCGATCGTGCAGCGCGCCCGCTCGCTGCTGGGCACGGACGTCGCCTACCTCAGCCTGCACGACACCGAGCGCGGCGACACCTACATGCGGGTCACCGAGGGCTCGGTCGCGGCCCGGTTCCAGCAGCTGCGGCTCGGCATGGGGGAGGGGCTCGGCGGCCTGGTCGCACAGACCGCGCGCCCCTACGTCACCGACGACTACTTCAAGGACGACCGTTTCCAGCACACCCTCACCATCGACGCGGGCGTGCGGGACGAGGGGCTGGTGGCCATCCTCGGCGTGCCGCTGACGCTCGGGCACCACGTCATCGGCGTGCTGTTCGCCGCCGACCGCCGCGCCCGGGTCTTCGAACGGGAGCAGATCGCCCTGCTCGGCTCCTTCGCCGCCCTCGCCGCGGCCGCCATCGACACCGCCAACCTGCTCGCCGAGACCAGATCGGCCCTGGCCGGCCTGGAGCGTGCGAACGAGATCATCCGGGACCGCAGCGGCGTCATCGAGCGCGCCTCCGACGTGCACGACCGGCTCGCCGAACTCGTCCTGCGCGGCGGCGGGGTGCACGACGTGGCCGCCGCCGTCTCCGAGATCCTCGACGGCACGGTCGAGTTCGCCGAGGCCGCCGCCGCACCCGCCGGGGCCCTGGAGAAGTCCGGAGCGCAGGGACACGCGGTGCTGCACGATGACGACTGGATCGCCGCCGTCGCCGCCGGGGGCGAACTGCTCGGCGCACTGGTGCTGCGGGGCCACCCGGGGCTCGACCCGGTCGACCAGCGCACCCTGGAGCGTGCCGCGATGGTCACGTCCCTGTTGCTCCTGGCCCGCAGATCCGCCGCCGAGGCCGAGCAACGCGTGCGCGGTGAGCTGCTCGACGACCTGCTGGACGCCCGTGACCGCGACCCGCGTCTGCTGCGGGAGCGCGCGGCCCGGCTGCACGCCGACCTCGACGCTCTGCACGTGGTGCTGGCCGCGCGGCCGGCGGGCGATGCCGCCGACGCCGAGCAGGAGACCGACGCTCGCAGACGCCTGGCAGCGGCGGCGTCCCACCTGGCCGCTACCGGGCACGGCCTGGCCGCCGCCCGCGACGGCGGCACCGTCCTGCTGCTGCCCCTCGGCTCCGGCGACACCGCCACGGACGTGGCCCGCCGTGCCGCCCGGCATCTGGGCACGGCGGTCCACGCACCCGTCACCGTCGGCGCGTCCGCACCGGTCGAGGACCTCGCCACCCGCCCCGAAGCCGTGGCCACGGCCTACGCGGAGGCCCGCCGCTGCCTCGAAGCCCTGTGTGTCCTAGGCCGCTTCGGGGACGGAGCCGCCGCCGAGGACTTCGGCTTCCTCGGGCTGCTCCTGGCCGGCGACCGGGACATCCCGGGCTTCGTCGACCGCACCATCGGCGAGGTCGTCGCCTACGACCGCCGACGCGGCACGGAACTGCTGCGCACCCTCGACGCCTACTTCGCCTGCGGCATGAGCCCCGCCCGCACCAAGGACGCACTGCACGTCCATGTGAACACCGTCGCCCAGCGTCTGGAACGCGTCGGCCGCCTCCTCGGCGACGACTGGCAGAGCCCGGCACGGGCACTGGAGATCCAACTCGCCCTGCGTCTGCACCGGTTGTCGGCACCGGAACAGCCCTGA
- a CDS encoding 3-hydroxybutyrate dehydrogenase yields MTAPHALPAPHASPLDLGGRTALVTGAAGGIGRACVLRLAAAGAKVRAVDRDAAGLEALAGHGRGLAGTVEPHVLDLTDLDAAEVAAAGTDVLVNNAGLQLVRPIEEFPPEVFHTVLTVMLEAPFRLIRGALPHMYGQGWGRIVNVSSVHGLRASAYKSAYVAAKHGLEGLSKTTALEGAPHGVTSNCVNPAYVRTPLVEKQLADQAQAHGIPAERVLSEVLLQDSAVKRLIEPEEVAEAVAYLCGPQASFVTGASLVLDGGWTAH; encoded by the coding sequence ATGACCGCGCCCCATGCCCTCCCGGCCCCCCACGCCTCCCCGCTCGACCTGGGCGGCCGCACCGCGCTCGTCACCGGCGCCGCCGGCGGCATCGGCCGTGCCTGCGTGCTGCGGCTCGCGGCAGCCGGGGCCAAGGTGAGAGCCGTCGACCGGGACGCCGCGGGCCTGGAGGCACTGGCCGGACACGGGCGCGGCCTCGCCGGCACGGTGGAACCGCACGTCCTCGACCTCACCGACCTGGACGCCGCCGAAGTCGCCGCAGCGGGCACCGACGTCCTCGTCAACAACGCCGGGCTCCAACTGGTGCGCCCCATCGAGGAGTTCCCGCCGGAGGTGTTCCACACGGTGCTCACCGTGATGCTGGAGGCACCGTTCCGGCTCATCCGCGGGGCCCTGCCCCACATGTACGGGCAGGGGTGGGGCCGCATCGTGAACGTGTCGTCCGTCCACGGCCTGCGCGCCTCGGCCTACAAGTCGGCCTATGTGGCCGCCAAACACGGGCTGGAGGGACTGTCCAAGACCACCGCCCTCGAAGGCGCGCCCCACGGTGTCACCTCGAACTGTGTGAACCCTGCCTATGTGCGCACCCCACTGGTCGAGAAGCAGCTGGCCGACCAGGCACAGGCGCACGGCATCCCCGCAGAGCGCGTGCTGTCCGAGGTGCTGCTGCAGGACAGCGCCGTCAAACGGCTGATCGAACCGGAGGAGGTCGCCGAGGCGGTGGCGTATCTGTGCGGTCCGCAGGCCTCCTTCGTGACCGGTGCCTCGCTCGTGCTCGACGGCGGCTGGACCGCCCACTGA
- a CDS encoding NUDIX hydrolase: MATPDFIRTLRASAGHQLLWLPGVTALVFDDEGRVLLNRRADTRRWSVLGGIPDPGEQPAACAVREVYEETAVRCIAERVVVVQALQPVTYENGDTCQYMDITFRCRAVGGEAKVNDDESLDVAWFDVDALPELNEFGLLRIKQALSDDPTWFDPTASS; the protein is encoded by the coding sequence ATGGCTACTCCCGACTTCATCCGCACACTCCGTGCCTCGGCCGGTCATCAGCTGCTCTGGCTCCCCGGGGTCACCGCCCTCGTCTTCGACGACGAGGGCAGAGTGCTGCTCAACCGCCGGGCCGACACCCGCCGGTGGTCCGTGCTCGGCGGCATCCCCGACCCGGGGGAGCAGCCCGCGGCCTGCGCGGTACGGGAGGTCTACGAGGAGACGGCCGTGCGCTGCATCGCCGAACGGGTGGTCGTCGTCCAGGCACTGCAACCCGTGACGTACGAGAACGGTGACACCTGCCAGTACATGGACATCACCTTCCGCTGCCGGGCCGTCGGCGGGGAGGCGAAGGTCAACGACGACGAGTCGCTGGACGTGGCCTGGTTCGACGTCGACGCGCTGCCCGAGCTGAACGAGTTCGGCCTGCTCCGGATCAAGCAGGCCCTGTCGGACGACCCCACATGGTTCGACCCCACTGCCTCCAGCTGA